The following are encoded in a window of Solidesulfovibrio magneticus RS-1 genomic DNA:
- the msrB gene encoding peptide-methionine (R)-S-oxide reductase MsrB → MLDKKTVAAILVVCIVCIAWGLGVALTAAAAPPAAKEATMETQAPNLALATLAGGCFWCVEADLEKLAGVASVVSGYTGGKESNPTYEQVSNGRTGHYEAVEVRFDPAKVSYRQVLDAFLRHIDPTDAGGQFADRGRQYRPAIFVHDEAQRAEARSALDALAASGRFTRPIVVDILPAGPFTPAEDYHQDYWRTHAGPYKAYRTGSGRDQFLARTWGGQPAAAKPAGEAASSGKAPAWRAFTRPSDAALRATLTPLAFEVTRQDGTERPFDNAYWDLKARGIYVDIVSGEPLFSSRDKYDSGTGWPSFTRPIRPDAVTERPDNSLFSRRTEVRSRIADSHLGHVFPDGPAPTGQRYCMNSAALRFVPAEAMEAAGYGEFLPGLGQ, encoded by the coding sequence ATGCTCGACAAAAAAACCGTCGCAGCCATCCTCGTCGTCTGTATCGTCTGCATCGCCTGGGGCCTGGGCGTCGCCCTGACCGCCGCCGCCGCGCCCCCGGCCGCCAAGGAGGCCACCATGGAGACCCAAGCCCCCAATCTCGCCCTGGCCACCCTGGCCGGCGGCTGTTTCTGGTGCGTGGAAGCGGATCTGGAAAAACTGGCCGGCGTGGCCTCGGTGGTTTCCGGCTACACCGGCGGCAAAGAGTCCAACCCCACCTACGAGCAGGTCTCGAACGGCCGCACCGGCCACTACGAGGCCGTGGAGGTCCGATTCGACCCGGCCAAGGTCAGCTACCGCCAGGTGCTGGACGCCTTCCTGCGCCACATCGACCCCACCGACGCCGGCGGCCAGTTCGCCGACAGGGGCCGGCAATACCGGCCGGCCATCTTTGTCCACGACGAGGCCCAGCGGGCCGAGGCCAGGTCCGCCCTGGACGCCCTGGCCGCCTCGGGACGGTTCACCCGCCCCATCGTCGTGGACATCCTGCCGGCCGGCCCCTTCACCCCGGCCGAGGACTACCATCAAGACTACTGGCGCACCCATGCCGGCCCGTACAAGGCCTACCGCACCGGCTCGGGCCGCGACCAGTTCCTGGCCCGAACCTGGGGCGGCCAGCCGGCCGCGGCCAAACCGGCCGGAGAAGCGGCCAGCTCGGGCAAGGCCCCGGCCTGGCGCGCCTTCACCCGACCCTCGGACGCCGCGCTGCGGGCCACGCTCACCCCCCTGGCCTTCGAGGTCACCCGCCAAGACGGCACCGAACGGCCCTTCGACAACGCCTACTGGGACTTGAAGGCCCGGGGCATCTACGTGGACATCGTCTCCGGGGAACCCCTTTTCAGTTCCCGCGACAAGTACGATTCCGGCACGGGCTGGCCGAGCTTCACCCGGCCCATCCGCCCGGACGCCGTGACCGAGCGGCCCGACAACAGTCTGTTTTCACGCCGCACCGAAGTGCGAAGCCGGATCGCCGATTCCCACCTCGGCCACGTCTTCCCGGACGGCCCGGCCCCGACCGGCCAGCGCTACTGCATGAACTCCGCCGCCCTGCGCTTCGTGCCGGCCGAGGCCATGGAAGCGGCCGGTTACGGCGAGTTTCTGCCCGGTCTGGGCCAGTAG
- a CDS encoding response regulator, translated as MDDSNPLPILPQLTVLVVDDNDVNRMYMLHLLRKSGHKPLAAADGGQALALAASQAVDCILMDVQLPDMDGLAVTRAIRDGQCTPANPPDVPILALTAFALQGDRERCLAAGMDDHVAKPVRGRDLLLAMARVTEGRAGRPAQPAQSPAVLDLSEFSRKGNLEFAAELLALFVELAEPKGRELAEAAQRGDVAAASGLAHDLAGMAGPLRAEALGQAMRDLLAACQTGDVMACRQSHAQAETALAAVLAAARVHPLRNA; from the coding sequence ATGGATGATTCGAATCCGCTTCCGATTCTGCCGCAGCTGACCGTCCTCGTCGTTGACGACAATGACGTCAACCGGATGTACATGCTCCATCTGCTGCGAAAAAGCGGGCACAAGCCCCTGGCCGCCGCCGACGGGGGGCAGGCCCTGGCCCTGGCCGCCTCCCAGGCCGTGGACTGCATTCTCATGGACGTGCAACTGCCCGATATGGACGGCCTAGCCGTCACCCGGGCCATCCGCGACGGCCAGTGCACCCCGGCCAATCCGCCTGACGTGCCCATTCTCGCCCTGACCGCCTTTGCCCTGCAGGGTGACCGGGAGCGCTGCCTGGCCGCCGGCATGGACGACCATGTGGCCAAGCCGGTTCGCGGCCGAGATCTGCTGTTGGCCATGGCCCGGGTCACCGAGGGGCGGGCGGGCCGGCCGGCCCAGCCGGCCCAATCTCCCGCGGTTTTGGACCTGTCGGAATTTTCCCGTAAGGGAAACCTGGAGTTTGCCGCCGAACTGCTCGCCCTGTTCGTGGAACTGGCCGAACCCAAGGGCCGGGAGCTGGCCGAGGCCGCCCAACGCGGCGACGTCGCCGCCGCCTCGGGCCTGGCCCACGATCTGGCCGGCATGGCCGGACCGCTACGGGCCGAGGCCCTGGGCCAGGCCATGCGCGACCTGCTGGCCGCCTGCCAGACCGGCGACGTGATGGCCTGCCGCCAAAGCCATGCCCAGGCCGAGACCGCCCTGGCCGCCGTGCTGGCCGCCGCCCGCGTCCACCCCTTGCGAAACGCCTGA
- a CDS encoding DUF362 domain-containing protein, whose product MSVSDADKHAQGLTRRQAVKLAAAAAGLAAVGGLAATSLWRGQPEAEVFIAKAAGYDADLADVVRRGLAELGVTPAEIAGKQVLVKPNLVEPHAGAGHINVHPLMVRAVAEAFLALGAGSVVVGEGAGHRRDAYLVLEESGLAEVLAEDRLAFYDLNSGPVARRPNAGGFSKLGDLWLPGRLLAADIVVSLAKMKTHHWAGVTLAMKNLFGVMPGVVYGWPKNVLHFAGIEPSILDINATVRPHFAIIDGIVGMDGDGPIMGDPVAAGVVVMGRSAVAVDATACRVMGIDPANVSYLQAADGRLGTIRAARIEQRGESPATVRRDFALLDYVPAQRNLRLAL is encoded by the coding sequence GTGAGCGTTTCCGATGCCGATAAGCACGCCCAGGGCCTGACTCGCCGCCAAGCCGTCAAATTGGCCGCCGCCGCCGCCGGTCTCGCCGCTGTTGGGGGGCTGGCCGCGACGAGCCTTTGGCGTGGGCAGCCCGAGGCCGAAGTCTTCATCGCCAAGGCGGCCGGTTACGACGCCGATCTGGCCGACGTGGTGCGCCGGGGACTGGCCGAGCTTGGGGTGACGCCGGCCGAGATCGCCGGCAAGCAGGTGCTGGTCAAACCCAATCTGGTCGAACCCCATGCCGGGGCCGGCCACATCAACGTCCATCCGCTCATGGTACGGGCCGTGGCCGAGGCCTTTTTGGCTCTGGGCGCGGGATCGGTGGTGGTGGGCGAGGGGGCCGGTCATCGCCGCGACGCCTATCTGGTGCTGGAGGAATCGGGATTGGCCGAGGTGTTGGCCGAGGACCGGCTGGCGTTTTACGATTTGAACAGCGGCCCGGTGGCCCGTCGGCCCAATGCCGGCGGCTTCAGCAAACTTGGCGACCTGTGGCTGCCGGGCCGGCTCCTGGCCGCCGACATCGTCGTGTCCCTGGCCAAGATGAAGACCCACCACTGGGCCGGCGTGACGCTGGCCATGAAAAACCTGTTCGGCGTCATGCCCGGCGTCGTCTACGGCTGGCCCAAAAACGTCCTGCATTTCGCCGGCATCGAACCGTCGATCCTGGACATCAACGCCACCGTACGGCCGCACTTCGCCATCATCGACGGCATCGTCGGCATGGACGGCGACGGTCCCATCATGGGCGACCCGGTGGCGGCCGGCGTGGTCGTCATGGGCCGCAGCGCCGTGGCCGTGGATGCCACGGCCTGCCGGGTCATGGGCATCGATCCCGCCAACGTGAGCTACCTGCAAGCCGCCGACGGCCGCCTGGGGACCATTCGGGCGGCGCGCATCGAACAGCGCGGCGAATCGCCCGCCACCGTGCGCCGGGATTTTGCGCTTCTCGACTACGTCCCGGCCCAGCGCAATTTGCGCCTGGCGCTTTGA
- a CDS encoding formyltransferase family protein, which produces MTVTLVLLTANDGAPALLQMLAAHGRDLELRHVVDLPGLRALLPTLGPKARLLSYLSNVIVPADCLAAFGLGAYNIHPGSPAYPGVAPEAWAAYEQAAAFGVTLHVMEPVVDSGTIIDAEVLPVPGPKARPTMAQAARQALPMLLLRQAAALTREEPLIPNKTLAWGGTRRTVGDYERMCRFGADISQEEMERRLVSFGPPGPVQFTLAFHGRTFILETPGGIMGHLDPPQPDRVLGWVCDTAAKGGPLEVKLTVDGQDFLLWAGEHRPDVAAAGFGDGYSGFVWEAPAHFRDSRPHRVEATCKGKPLPGSPRLVTFARLEASQG; this is translated from the coding sequence ATGACCGTAACCCTGGTGCTGCTGACAGCCAACGACGGCGCCCCGGCTCTGTTGCAAATGCTTGCCGCCCACGGCCGAGACCTGGAACTGCGCCATGTCGTGGACCTCCCCGGCCTTCGTGCCCTGCTCCCGACGCTTGGCCCCAAGGCGCGTCTGCTTTCCTATCTGTCCAATGTCATCGTGCCGGCCGACTGCCTGGCGGCCTTTGGGCTTGGCGCATACAATATCCACCCCGGCTCGCCGGCCTATCCCGGCGTCGCCCCCGAGGCCTGGGCCGCCTACGAACAGGCCGCCGCTTTTGGCGTGACCCTGCACGTCATGGAGCCCGTGGTGGACTCCGGAACCATCATCGACGCCGAAGTACTGCCCGTGCCCGGCCCCAAAGCCCGGCCGACCATGGCCCAGGCGGCCCGACAAGCCCTGCCCATGCTCCTTTTGCGTCAAGCCGCCGCCCTGACCCGCGAGGAACCGCTTATCCCGAACAAAACTCTGGCCTGGGGCGGCACACGGCGCACGGTGGGGGATTATGAGCGCATGTGCCGTTTCGGAGCAGACATCAGCCAGGAGGAGATGGAGCGCCGGCTGGTGAGCTTCGGCCCTCCCGGGCCGGTGCAATTCACCTTGGCATTCCACGGCCGCACCTTCATTTTGGAGACGCCGGGCGGCATCATGGGCCATCTTGATCCGCCCCAGCCCGATCGCGTGCTTGGCTGGGTCTGCGACACCGCCGCCAAGGGGGGGCCCCTGGAGGTCAAGCTGACCGTGGACGGCCAGGACTTTCTGCTTTGGGCCGGCGAACACCGGCCCGACGTGGCCGCCGCCGGTTTCGGCGACGGCTATTCCGGCTTTGTGTGGGAAGCGCCGGCGCACTTCCGCGACAGCCGTCCCCACCGCGTCGAGGCCACGTGCAAGGGCAAACCCCTGCCGGGCAGCCCGAGACTGGTCACCTTTGCCCGGCTGGAGGCGTCCCAGGGCTGA
- a CDS encoding Flp family type IVb pilin, translated as MPHIPFHRRHEDGATSVEYALMASLIAAVAAAAVGQFGLAVLNLFQIVAGLFS; from the coding sequence ATGCCGCATATCCCGTTTCACCGCCGTCACGAGGACGGCGCGACGTCTGTCGAGTACGCCCTCATGGCCAGCCTCATCGCGGCCGTGGCGGCCGCCGCCGTCGGCCAGTTCGGGTTGGCGGTGCTCAACCTTTTTCAGATCGTGGCCGGCCTGTTTTCCTGA
- a CDS encoding HDOD domain-containing protein: MPTIPFAQIRAGMVLAAEIESPDGRYRLPAGTVLAESHLKWLRGWRIRDIEATAESAAKTTPDAAPNPPGSPEEAARRRLAHLPADAPLAAALAELALARAEALAASRPTRPPACGREGIDKIPTPEAILASDPVLVSLPEVFMRIREVLSDPGSTVEEAAAVISKDPSLTAKLLKLVNSAFYARTLRVSGGLPPGPVDTLSRAVMLLGLNQLSTLAMGVSVMPLFKDIPAGCIDMRQFWRHSIGVGLVAKLLAVRLSDPSPERFFVAGLLHDIGRLVLFKQTPEAAGAAMAAAAASGKHLVAVEREILGFDHAELGGMLLRKWRFPESLEQAVWRHHAPATAEAPLEAAIVCVADAVAGATLPGCSGERLVPRYDHAAWEAVRLTPADLPELVETAEAHFEVICAMFS, translated from the coding sequence ATGCCCACCATTCCCTTCGCACAAATCCGGGCCGGCATGGTGCTGGCCGCCGAGATCGAAAGCCCCGACGGCCGCTACCGCCTGCCGGCCGGCACGGTGCTGGCCGAGAGCCACCTCAAATGGCTGCGCGGCTGGCGCATCCGCGACATCGAAGCCACGGCCGAGTCCGCCGCCAAGACCACGCCCGATGCGGCCCCCAATCCGCCCGGCTCGCCCGAGGAGGCCGCCCGCCGCCGGCTGGCCCACCTGCCCGCCGACGCGCCCCTGGCCGCGGCCCTGGCCGAACTGGCCCTGGCCCGGGCCGAGGCCCTGGCCGCCTCGCGCCCGACCCGGCCGCCGGCCTGCGGCCGTGAAGGTATCGACAAGATTCCCACCCCCGAGGCCATCCTGGCCTCCGACCCGGTGCTCGTCTCCCTGCCCGAAGTCTTCATGCGCATCCGCGAGGTTCTAAGCGACCCCGGCTCCACCGTGGAAGAGGCCGCCGCCGTCATCAGCAAGGACCCGAGCCTCACGGCCAAGCTCTTAAAGCTCGTCAACAGCGCCTTTTACGCCCGCACCCTGCGCGTCTCGGGCGGGCTGCCGCCAGGGCCGGTTGACACCCTGTCCCGGGCGGTCATGCTCCTTGGCCTCAATCAGCTCTCCACCCTGGCCATGGGCGTGTCGGTCATGCCGCTTTTCAAGGACATCCCGGCCGGCTGCATCGACATGCGCCAGTTCTGGCGCCATTCCATCGGCGTGGGGCTGGTGGCCAAGCTTCTGGCCGTGCGCCTGTCCGACCCCAGCCCGGAACGGTTCTTCGTGGCCGGCCTGCTCCACGACATCGGCCGGCTGGTGCTGTTCAAGCAAACACCGGAGGCGGCCGGTGCGGCCATGGCCGCGGCGGCGGCCTCCGGCAAGCACCTCGTGGCCGTTGAACGCGAAATCCTCGGCTTCGACCACGCCGAACTCGGCGGGATGCTCCTGCGCAAATGGCGGTTCCCAGAAAGCCTGGAACAGGCCGTCTGGCGGCACCACGCCCCAGCCACGGCCGAAGCGCCCCTGGAAGCGGCCATCGTGTGCGTGGCCGACGCCGTAGCCGGGGCGACCCTGCCGGGCTGCAGCGGCGAACGGCTGGTCCCGCGCTACGACCACGCCGCCTGGGAAGCCGTGCGCCTGACCCCGGCCGACCTGCCGGAGCTGGTGGAAACGGCCGAGGCCCACTTCGAGGTTATTTGCGCCATGTTTTCGTAA
- a CDS encoding NADH-quinone oxidoreductase subunit N, translated as MSAFVVAYFPHLCLAFGGLLVLCLSMARSVPAGFYPATAALFAALPGLWAVAGPQGGSPIACFYAGLLSVIALATIALLARYAERRGFAGDALYGLLLWSALGMLLLADADDWIMLAVGLELASLCLYALIAARLDDNLGTEAALKYFLPGAMALAVLLFGMALIYAASGSMEIAASLAAPGPLTAAGLALVLVGVGFKLSLAPVHLWTPDVYQGAPAPVAAFLSSGSKAAAAAALLHVCSEVSPEARELLWPALAVGAGLTMAVGNLGAVAQASVKRLLAYSSIAQMGYILMAAMAVNDGGGEAALFYLAAFALMDLAAFGAVGALSAQIGDRDDIAAYRGLGYVHPWRAGVLAIGLASLAGLPPTAGFVGKFLVFGAALSAGYVGLAAFGIITAVVGVFYALRLLAALYMRESLIAHPAAVYAAGPAGTLALGVMAAGLVGLGLFPQTLLGAIAALFGGA; from the coding sequence ATGAGCGCCTTTGTCGTCGCCTATTTCCCCCACCTCTGCCTGGCTTTCGGCGGACTCCTCGTGCTGTGTCTCTCCATGGCCCGGTCCGTGCCGGCCGGCTTTTACCCCGCCACCGCCGCCCTGTTCGCCGCCCTGCCCGGGCTGTGGGCCGTGGCCGGCCCCCAAGGCGGCAGCCCCATCGCCTGCTTCTACGCCGGCCTGCTCTCGGTCATCGCCCTGGCCACCATCGCCCTGCTGGCCCGCTATGCCGAGCGCCGGGGCTTTGCTGGCGACGCCCTCTACGGCCTGCTCCTGTGGTCGGCCCTGGGGATGCTGCTTCTGGCCGACGCCGACGACTGGATCATGCTGGCCGTGGGGTTGGAGCTGGCCTCGCTGTGCCTCTACGCCCTCATCGCCGCCCGCCTGGACGACAACCTCGGCACCGAAGCGGCGCTCAAGTATTTCCTGCCCGGAGCCATGGCCCTGGCCGTGCTGCTTTTCGGCATGGCGCTGATTTATGCCGCCTCCGGCTCCATGGAGATCGCCGCCTCCCTGGCCGCGCCCGGCCCCCTGACCGCCGCCGGGCTGGCCCTGGTCCTGGTCGGCGTGGGATTCAAGCTGTCCCTGGCCCCGGTGCATCTCTGGACGCCCGACGTCTACCAGGGCGCGCCGGCCCCGGTGGCCGCCTTCCTGTCGTCGGGGTCCAAGGCCGCCGCCGCCGCCGCCCTGCTCCATGTCTGTTCGGAAGTCTCGCCCGAGGCCCGGGAACTGCTCTGGCCGGCCCTGGCCGTAGGGGCCGGCCTGACCATGGCCGTGGGCAACCTCGGGGCCGTGGCCCAGGCCAGCGTCAAGCGCCTGCTCGCCTATTCCTCCATCGCCCAGATGGGCTACATCCTCATGGCCGCCATGGCCGTCAACGACGGCGGCGGCGAGGCGGCGCTGTTCTATCTGGCCGCCTTTGCGCTCATGGATCTGGCCGCCTTCGGCGCGGTGGGCGCGCTGTCGGCCCAGATCGGCGACCGCGACGACATCGCCGCCTACCGGGGCCTGGGCTACGTCCATCCCTGGCGGGCCGGCGTTTTGGCCATCGGTCTGGCCTCCCTGGCCGGCCTGCCGCCCACGGCCGGCTTTGTCGGCAAGTTCCTGGTCTTTGGCGCGGCCCTGTCGGCCGGCTATGTCGGTCTGGCGGCGTTCGGCATCATCACGGCCGTGGTCGGCGTGTTCTATGCCCTGCGCTTGCTTGCCGCGCTCTACATGCGGGAGTCGCTCATCGCCCATCCGGCCGCCGTCTACGCGGCCGGCCCGGCCGGAACCCTGGCCCTTGGCGTCATGGCCGCGGGCTTGGTGGGCCTGGGGCTGTTCCCCCAGACGCTGCTCGGAGCCATCGCCGCCCTTTTCGGCGGGGCCTAG
- a CDS encoding complex I subunit 4 family protein, which produces MRQLPWLSLIIFWPLVAACVMPALRGDAAACRRFAVLAALGELALCALIAGLFAAGSFGPELVEDAAWIPSFGIRYSLSLDGLSLIFVVLTALIGLCCMLASRHDDRERPALYHGLILASLTTVQGIFLASDVFLFALFWEAQLIPVFFLIGVFGHGDKLRVAMKFFLFSATGGLLMFLAVIALGVLSANAPDGPNFALEALTRLDIPQNVGRWLFAAFVLSFAIKIPLVPVHMWLPDAHTEAPTAGSLILAGLLLKTGGYALIRFALPLFPEAAHAFAPALTVLGLVGLFYASAVAVAQEDVKRLIAYSSIGHMGLAVAAMVSGSRLALGGAVLLMVSHALTSGGLFSLAGAIGERLGSRRFDILGGIWNKAPHFGAAFLFCVLASAALPGLSGFVGEAMIVFGLFKVNVLAAGLAVAGMAATLVYLLRLARDVLYGPPRSAVPFPDLDAREAVLLSLLAVGIVWLGLFPGPVLGLAAEPLNAIAARVWPGL; this is translated from the coding sequence ATGCGGCAATTGCCCTGGCTGTCCCTGATCATCTTCTGGCCCCTGGTCGCGGCCTGCGTCATGCCCGCCTTGCGCGGCGACGCCGCCGCCTGCCGCCGGTTCGCCGTGCTGGCCGCCCTTGGCGAACTGGCCCTGTGCGCCCTGATCGCCGGCCTGTTCGCGGCCGGCTCCTTCGGCCCGGAGCTGGTCGAGGACGCCGCCTGGATTCCGTCCTTCGGCATCCGCTACAGCCTGTCCCTGGACGGCCTGAGCCTCATTTTCGTGGTCCTGACCGCGCTTATCGGCCTGTGCTGCATGTTGGCCTCGCGCCATGACGACCGGGAGCGCCCGGCCCTCTACCACGGCCTCATCCTGGCTTCGCTCACCACCGTCCAGGGCATCTTCCTGGCCTCGGACGTCTTTCTCTTCGCCCTTTTCTGGGAAGCCCAGCTCATCCCGGTCTTTTTCCTCATCGGCGTCTTCGGCCACGGCGACAAACTGCGCGTGGCCATGAAATTCTTCCTGTTCTCGGCCACCGGCGGCCTGCTCATGTTCCTGGCCGTCATCGCCCTGGGCGTGCTCTCGGCTAACGCCCCGGACGGCCCGAACTTCGCCCTGGAGGCGCTGACCCGTCTGGACATCCCCCAAAACGTCGGCCGCTGGCTTTTCGCCGCCTTCGTGCTGTCGTTCGCCATCAAGATTCCCCTGGTGCCGGTCCACATGTGGCTGCCCGACGCCCACACCGAAGCGCCCACCGCCGGCAGCCTCATCCTGGCCGGCCTGCTCCTCAAGACCGGCGGCTATGCGCTGATTCGCTTCGCTTTGCCCCTTTTCCCCGAGGCCGCCCACGCCTTTGCCCCGGCGCTCACCGTCCTTGGGCTGGTCGGACTGTTCTACGCCTCGGCCGTGGCCGTGGCCCAGGAAGACGTCAAACGGCTCATCGCCTATTCGAGCATTGGCCACATGGGCCTGGCCGTGGCCGCCATGGTTTCGGGCAGCCGGCTGGCCCTGGGCGGCGCGGTGCTGCTCATGGTCAGCCATGCGCTGACCTCCGGCGGACTGTTCTCCCTGGCCGGAGCCATCGGCGAACGCCTGGGCAGCCGACGCTTCGACATCCTCGGCGGCATCTGGAACAAGGCCCCGCATTTCGGCGCGGCGTTTCTTTTCTGCGTGCTGGCCTCGGCCGCCTTGCCGGGGCTGTCCGGGTTCGTGGGCGAAGCCATGATCGTTTTCGGGCTTTTCAAGGTGAACGTCCTGGCCGCCGGCCTGGCCGTGGCCGGCATGGCCGCGACCTTGGTCTACTTGCTGCGCCTGGCCCGGGACGTGCTCTACGGCCCGCCGCGCTCGGCCGTCCCCTTCCCCGACCTGGACGCCAGGGAGGCGGTGCTGCTGTCCCTTTTGGCCGTCGGCATCGTCTGGCTGGGCCTGTTCCCCGGGCCGGTGCTGGGGCTGGCCGCCGAGCCGCTTAACGCCATTGCCGCCCGCGTCTGGCCGGGCCTCTAA
- a CDS encoding NADH-quinone oxidoreductase subunit L has protein sequence MTTALACLLAFPLAGAVLQAALRPKLSRAASGGLAALAMAAALAAALAGVWNLGPQPVTVSFGQWIAFDGFSAEFSLLYNRLAGLMCVTVAFVALLIHLYSAVYMREDKSFARYFCYLNLFVFFMLVIALADDLVLLFLGWEGVGFCSFALIGFWHEELPNVDAGRKAFLMTRIGDLGYVAALGLIIAASGSASLTGIAANAATMSPETATLLGLLFLFAACGKSAQLPLSAWLPDAMAGPTPVSALIHAATMVTAGVYLLMRLAPMLAMAPVVGAAAAFVGAATALYGAACALAQRDVKRILAYSTISQVGYMFLAAGCGDDGGAFFHLQAHAFFKSLLFMTAGVMIQAFHEEHDIFRMGARLRKALPGLFILFACGAAALAALPLTSGYFSKGRALADALAHPGPIFLLSFVMGAAAAFLTALYVFRMLFVAFFSDPADPAKLVSEPALRRMERPLWPLAILAVVYGFANPPHFLGIPALLDSYLAGTVAPLPPETEHAELFVEILDALIALAGLWLAWVFYKPARHPAPAPAGALTAGLGLDAFGLSAIARPYLRLAAWLWRGLDEDVLDGAATATASGVGRLSRAAARLGSARPATTMATLLGACAILLVWLAARLG, from the coding sequence ATGACCACCGCCCTCGCCTGCCTGCTCGCCTTCCCTCTGGCCGGGGCCGTGCTCCAGGCCGCCCTGCGCCCAAAACTCTCCCGGGCCGCCTCCGGGGGGCTCGCCGCCCTGGCCATGGCCGCCGCCCTGGCCGCCGCCCTGGCCGGCGTCTGGAACCTTGGCCCCCAGCCTGTGACCGTCTCCTTCGGCCAGTGGATCGCCTTCGACGGATTTTCCGCCGAATTCTCCCTGCTCTACAACCGGCTGGCCGGGCTCATGTGCGTCACCGTCGCCTTCGTCGCCCTGCTCATCCATCTCTATTCCGCCGTCTACATGCGCGAAGACAAATCCTTCGCCCGGTATTTCTGCTACTTGAATCTCTTCGTCTTCTTCATGCTGGTCATCGCCCTGGCCGACGACCTCGTGTTGCTCTTCCTGGGCTGGGAAGGCGTGGGCTTTTGCTCCTTCGCGCTCATCGGCTTCTGGCACGAGGAGCTGCCCAACGTGGACGCCGGCCGCAAGGCCTTCCTCATGACCCGCATCGGCGATCTCGGCTACGTGGCCGCCCTGGGACTTATCATCGCCGCCTCCGGCTCGGCCTCGCTGACCGGCATAGCGGCAAATGCCGCCACCATGTCGCCGGAAACGGCCACCCTGCTCGGGCTGCTCTTCCTCTTCGCCGCCTGCGGCAAATCCGCCCAGCTGCCGCTTTCGGCCTGGCTACCCGACGCCATGGCCGGCCCCACCCCTGTTTCGGCCCTCATCCATGCCGCCACCATGGTCACGGCCGGCGTGTATCTGCTCATGCGTCTGGCCCCCATGCTGGCCATGGCCCCGGTGGTCGGGGCCGCCGCCGCCTTTGTCGGCGCGGCCACGGCCCTGTACGGCGCGGCCTGCGCCCTGGCCCAGCGCGACGTCAAACGCATCCTGGCCTATTCCACCATCAGCCAGGTCGGCTACATGTTCCTGGCCGCCGGCTGCGGCGACGACGGCGGCGCGTTCTTCCACTTGCAGGCCCATGCCTTTTTCAAGTCGCTGCTGTTCATGACCGCCGGCGTCATGATCCAGGCCTTCCACGAGGAACACGACATCTTCCGCATGGGCGCGCGCCTGCGAAAAGCCCTGCCCGGGCTATTTATCCTCTTCGCCTGCGGCGCGGCCGCTCTGGCCGCCCTGCCCCTGACCTCAGGCTATTTCAGCAAGGGCCGCGCCCTGGCCGACGCCCTGGCCCACCCCGGCCCCATCTTCCTGCTGTCCTTCGTCATGGGCGCGGCCGCCGCGTTTCTCACCGCCCTCTACGTCTTCCGCATGCTCTTCGTGGCCTTCTTCAGCGACCCGGCCGATCCGGCCAAGCTCGTGTCCGAGCCGGCGCTGAGGCGCATGGAACGCCCGCTATGGCCCCTGGCCATCCTGGCCGTGGTCTACGGCTTCGCCAATCCGCCCCATTTCCTGGGCATCCCGGCCCTGCTCGACAGCTACTTGGCCGGCACCGTCGCGCCCCTGCCGCCCGAAACCGAACATGCCGAACTGTTCGTGGAAATCCTCGACGCGCTGATTGCGCTGGCCGGCCTGTGGCTGGCCTGGGTGTTCTACAAGCCCGCCCGCCATCCCGCGCCCGCCCCGGCTGGAGCGCTCACAGCCGGCCTGGGCCTCGACGCCTTTGGCCTCAGCGCCATCGCCCGGCCCTACCTGCGGCTGGCCGCCTGGCTGTGGCGCGGCCTGGACGAGGACGTCCTGGACGGCGCGGCCACGGCCACGGCCTCGGGCGTGGGCCGCCTGTCCCGGGCCGCCGCCCGCCTGGGTTCGGCCCGCCCGGCCACCACCATGGCCACGTTGCTCGGCGCTTGCGCGATTTTACTGGTCTGGTTGGCGGCGCGTTTGGGGTAG
- a CDS encoding NADH-quinone oxidoreductase subunit NuoK produces MIVPLSHVLAVAALLFAVGGVMAAARRSILLILIGVEFMLAAAGLAFAGAGLAWNNLDGQAAVIIIMGLASAEAGLGLALLVHGRRGGGTDRADSYDRLGEES; encoded by the coding sequence ATGATCGTGCCCCTTTCCCATGTCCTGGCCGTGGCCGCCCTGCTCTTCGCCGTCGGCGGCGTCATGGCCGCTGCCCGGCGCTCGATTCTCCTCATCCTCATCGGCGTGGAATTCATGCTGGCCGCCGCCGGACTGGCCTTTGCCGGCGCGGGGCTCGCCTGGAACAACCTCGACGGCCAGGCTGCCGTCATCATTATCATGGGCCTGGCTTCCGCCGAAGCCGGCCTGGGTCTGGCGCTGCTCGTCCACGGCCGTCGCGGCGGCGGCACCGACCGCGCCGACAGCTACGACCGCCTCGGGGAGGAGTCATGA